One region of Primulina tabacum isolate GXHZ01 chromosome 1, ASM2559414v2, whole genome shotgun sequence genomic DNA includes:
- the LOC142543752 gene encoding dormancy-associated protein homolog 4-like has translation MGFLHKLWDEMLAGPTPESGLGKLRKYNSFSGTRSAADPAAVAHDDHRVQISRSITIIRNNNAPAPANRNLIVSVDSPSAPSSPASCSTPTSPFSPSTPGGNFKKLSRRKSAAADPKGLHAYDWIILSGLDR, from the exons ATGGGATTTCTCCACAAGCTTTGGGATGAAATGCTGGCCGGGCCCACACCTGAATCGGGCCTGGGGAAACTCCGCAAATACAACTCTTTCTCCGGCACTAGATCCGCGGCTGATCCGGCGGCGGTTGCTCACGATGACCACCGTGTCCAGATCTCTCGCAGCATTACCATCATCCGGAATAACAACGCCCCTGCTCCTGCTAATCGCAATCTTATCGTCTCCGTTGACTCGCCGTCCGCACCATCTTCTCCTGCGAGTTGCAGCACTCCAACATCTCCATTTTCAC CTTCTACTCCCGGTGGAAATTTCAAGAAATTAAGTAGGAGAAAATCAGCGGCGGCTGACCCAAAGGGTCTTCATGCTTATGATTG GATTATACTGAGTGGTTTGGACCGTTGA